From a single Girardinichthys multiradiatus isolate DD_20200921_A chromosome 17, DD_fGirMul_XY1, whole genome shotgun sequence genomic region:
- the tnpo3 gene encoding transportin-3, giving the protein MEGGKPNLALVYQAVQALYHDPDPAGKERASLWLGELQRSMFAWEISDQLLQLKQDVESCYFAAQTMKMKIQTSFYELPPETHNALRDSLLTHIQNLKDLSPIIVTQLALAIADLALQMASWKGCVHTLIEKYNDDISSMPFLIEILTVLPEEVHSRSLRIGANRRTEIIEDLAYYSNTVVSLLTTCVEKTGSDEKMLIKVFRCLGSWFNLGVLDSNFMANSQLLMVLFQILQRDETSTNLHEAASDCVCSALYAIENVDTNIPLALQLFQGVLTFETAYHMAVAREDLDKVLNYCRIFTELCETFLETTVRTPGQGMGDLRMLELLLICAGHPQYEVVEISFNFWYRLGEHLYKINDANLNNIFRPYIQRLLHCLARHCQLDPDHEGIPEETDDFGEFRMRVSDLVKDVIFLVGSMECFSQLYSTLKDGNPPWEVTEAVLFIMASIAKSVDPENNPTVAEVLQQVVLLPENVHMAVRYTSIELVGEMSEVVDRNPRFLDPVLNYLMKGLREKPLASAAAKAIHNICSVCRDHMAQHFQGLLEIARSLDSFALSTEAAVGLLKGTALVLARLPLEKIAECLSDLCAVQVVALKKLLAEQSTNGKSADPTVWLDRLAVIFRHTNPIVENGQTHPCQKVIQEIWPVLSETLNAHQADNRIVERCCRCLRFAVRCVGKGSASLLQPLVTQMVSVYQVYPHSCFLYLGSILVDEYGMEEGCRQGLLDMLQALCMPTFQLLEQPNSLRNHPDTVDDLFRLATRFVQRSPVTLLGSSIIIHIIQCAVAATSLDHRDANCSVMKFIRDLVHTGVGNDHEEDFDLRKRLIGQAMEQNGQQLINQLLHSCCFCLPPYTLPDVAEVLWEIMLFNRPMFCRWLENALKGLPKQTAGGAVTVTHKQLTDFHKQVTSAEECKQVCWAIREFTRLYR; this is encoded by the exons ATGGAGGGGGGCAAACCGAACCTGGCGCTGGTCTACCAGGCGGTCCAGGCCCTGTACCACGACCCGGACCCGGCCGGGAAGGAGCGAGCCTCGCTGTGGCTcggagagctgcagagatcg ATGTTTGCCTGGGAGATCTCGGACCAGCTGCTGCAGCTTAAACAGGATGTGGAGTCGTGTTATTTCGCAGCTCAGACCATGAAGATGAAGATCCAGACTTCCTTCTATGAGCTTCCTCCAGAGACCCACAACGCACTGCGGGACTCCCTGCTGACTCACATCCAGAACCTCAAAGATCTGTCTCCCATCATCGTCACTCAG CTGGCCCTGGCCATTGCTGACCTGGCTCTACAGATGGCCTCTTGGAAAGGCTGCGTTCACACGCTCATAGAAAA GTACAACGATGACATCAGTTCGATGCCGTTCCTCATTGAGATCCTGACGGTGCTGCCAGAGGAAGTTCACAGCCGCTCCCTGAGGATCGGAGCCAACCGCAGGACAGAAATCATTGAGGACCTGGCATATTACTCCAACACGGTGGTGTCCCTGCTG ACTACATGCGTGGAGAAGACGGGCAGCGATGAGAAGATGCTCATCAAGGTGTTCCGCTGTCTGGGCAGTTGGTTCAACTTGGGAGTCCTGGACAGCAACTTTATGGCCAACAGCCAGCTGCTCATGGTTCTCTTCCAAATCCTG CAGAGGGATGAAACATCAACAAACCTGCACGAAGCGGCGTCCGACTGCGTCTGCTCAGCTCTCTATGCCATAGAAAACGTGGACACCAACATCCCTCTGGCTCTGCAGCTTTTTCAGGGTGTCCTGACGTTTGAGACGGCCTATCACATGGCTGTTGCCCGGGAAGACCTGGACAA GGTGCTGAACTACTGCAGGATCTTCACCGAGCTCTGCGAGACGTTCTTAGAGACGACCGTCAGGACTCCGGGTCAGGGAATGGGAGACCTGAGGatgctggagctgctgctgaTCTGTGCAGGACACCCGCAGTATGAG GTTGTGGAGATCTCCTTTAACTTCTGGTACCGTCTGGGAGAACatctatataaaataaatgatgcAAATCTTAACAACATCTTCCGACCGTACATCCAGAGACTTCTGCACTGTTTGGCCCGGCACTGCCAGCTCGATCCAGACCAC GAGGGAATTCCAGAGGAAACGGATGATTTTGGGGAGTTCAGGATGAGAGTTTCAGACCTGGTTAAAGATGTTATTTTCCTAGTTGGATCCATGGAATGCTTTTCTCAG TTATATTCTACACTAAAAGACGGGAATCCTCCATGGGAGGTGACGGAGGCCGTCCTCTTCATCATGGCTTCCATCGCAAAGAGCGTCGACCC AGAGAACAACCCAACGGTGGCTGAGGTGCTGCAGCAGGTCGTCCTACTTCCTGAAAATGTGCACATGGCTGTGCGCTACACCAGCATTGAGCTGGTGGGAGAGATGAGCGAGGTGGTGGACAGGAACCCCAGATTTCTGG ACCCTGTGCTGAACTACCTGATGAAGGGGCTCAGAGAGAAGCCTCTGGCGTCTGCAGCGGCCAAGGCCATCCACAACATCTGCTCCGTGTGCAGGGATCACATGGCTCAGCACTTCCAGGGGCTGCTGGAAATTGCACGCTCCCTCGACTCCTTCGCTCTGTCCACCGAGGCTGCTGTTGGACTCTTAAAAG GTACGGCGCTGGTCCTGGCCCGGCTGCCTCTGGAGAAGATTGCAGAGTGTCTCAGTGACCTGTGTGCTGTTCAGGTTGTGGCTCTGAAAAAG CTTCTGGCAGAACAATCTACGAACGGGAAATCGGCTGATCCCACGGTGtggctggacaggctggccgtCATCTTCAG ACACACCAACCCCATCGTGGAGAACGGACAGACTCATCCGTGTCAGAAAGTCATCCAGGAG ATCTGGCCCGTCCTGTCAGAGACGCTCAACGCTCACCAGGCTGACAACCGGATCGTTGAGCGGTGCTGCCGCTGCCTTCGCTTCGCCGTGCGCTGCGTCGGGAAAGGTTCTGCCTCCCTGCTGCAGCCACTCGTCACTCAG ATGGTGAGCGTGTACCAGGTGTATCCACACTCCTGCTTCCTGTACCTGGGCAGCATCCTGGTGGACGAGTACGGCATGGAGGAGGGCTGCAGGCAGGGACTGCTGGACATGCTGCAG GCTCTGTGCATGCCCACCTTTCAGCTGCTGGAGCAGCCCAACAGTCTTAGGAATCACCCTGACACCGTGGATGATCTGTTCAGACTAGCCACCAG GTTTGTCCAGAGGAGTCCTGTCACTTTGCTCGGCAGCAGCATCATCATCCACATCATCCAGTGCGCCGTCGCCGCCACGTCGCTGGACCACCGGGACGCCAACTGCAGCGTAATGAAGTTCATCCGAGACCTGGTCCACACTGGAGTCGGCAATGAT CATGAAGAGGACTTCGATCTGAGGAAGCGTCTGATTGGTCAGGCCATGGAGCAGAATGGCCAGCAGCTCATCAACCAGCTGCTGCACTCGTGCTGTTTCTGCCTGCCGCCGTACACGCTGCCGGACGTGGCCGAGGTTCTGTGGGAGATTATGCTGTTTAACAGACCT ATGTTCTGCCGCTGGCTGGAAAATGCTCTGAAAGGGTTGCCGAAGCAAACGGCGGGAGGAGCTGTGACCGTCACCCACAAGCAGCTGACGGATTTCCACAAACAGGTGACCAG CGCTGAGGAGTGTAAGCAGGTGTGCTGGGCCATCAGAGAGTTCACCAGACTGTACCGATAG
- the irf5 gene encoding interferon regulatory factor 5 — protein sequence MSIHPRRIRLKPWLLAQVNSGRYPGLQWLNSAHRLFQIPWKHATRHTPVSEEENTIFKAWAVETGKYQEGVDEPDPAKWKANLRCALNKSREFQLKYDGTKETPLKPYKIYEVCDVPGHADGAEDDDEEMPNLMDLTINPRINEPTSFPPFGLSSNRTFGSPQVIPMPLLPMSSDLQPRGPVVDPGSFGPPGELPNELQDLNLLSTTVSAAQPISMETSSMESIQTDSRNHQTFKYDLLSSVPLTDLDLKFLYRGRAMGSLTVSNPQGCRLYYGHLEPTPEQVDLFGPITLQQVLFPGTSEIQNQKQQFYTDALLDVMDRGLILEIEQQDIYAIRLCQCKVFWSGQGMPEQGPPNPMERERRIKVFSLNEFLQGLILFQKGEAPNPPPFEVYFCFGEDWPDKKPKEKKLIIVQVVPVVARILTEMFSGELNWSTDSIRLQISNPDVKDQTVEQFKELQRLLQNQLGAQGPWAPTVPPGSLDASMSNASSGFSCS from the exons ATGAGCATCCACCCCCGCAGGATCCGCCTGAAGCCCTGGCTGCTGGCCCAGGTGAACAGCGGCAGATATCCGGGTCTCCAGTGGCTCAATTCGGCCCACCGGCTCTTCCAGATCCCCTGGAAGCACGCAACCCGCCACACACCCGTGTCAGAGGAGGAGAACACCATCTTTAAG GCGTGGGCTGTGGAGACGGGAAAATACCAGGAGGGAGTGGACGAGCCCGACCCGGCCAAGTGGAAGGCCAACCTGCGCTGCGCCCTGAACAAGAGCCGGGAGTTCCAGCTGAAATATGACGGCACCAAGGAGACGCCGCTCAAACCCTACAAAATCTATGAAGTGTGCGACGTGCCCGGCCACGCAG ACGGCGCTGAGGACGACGATGAGGAG ATGCCGAACCTGATGGACCTTACGATCA ACCCACGGATCAACGAACCGACCTCCTTCCCCCCCTTCGGTCTGTCCTCCAACAGGACGTTTGGATCTCCCCAGGTGATCCCGATGCCTCTCCTACCAATGAGTTCCGACCTCCAGCCGCGGGGTCCAGTGGTGGATCCAGGGAGCTTTGGCCCACCTGGAGAACTTCCTAATGAACTCCAGGACCTGAACTTGCTTTCTACTACAGTTTCCGCTGCTCAGCCCATATCAATGGAGACCAGCAGCATGGAGTCTATCCAGACAGACTCTCGGAACCACCAAACCTTCAAGTATGATCTGCTGAGCAGCGTCCCAC TAACAGATCTGGACCTGAAGTTCCTCTACAGGGGCCGAGCGATGGGGTCTCTAACTGTCAGCAACCCCCAGGGCTGCCGGCTCTACTACGGACACTTGGAACCAACCCCAGAACAGGTGGACTTGTTTGGGCCGATCACTCTGCAGCAGGTCCTGTTCCCAGGAACATCGGAAATCCAGAACCAGAAGCAGCAGTTCTACACAGACGCTCTACTGGACGTGATGGACCGAGGTTTGATCCTGGAGATTGAGCAGCAGGATATTTATGCCATCCGCCTCTGTCAGTgcaaggtgttctggtcaggacAAGGGATGCCAGAACAGGGACCACCAAACCCAATGGAGAGGGAGAGAAGGATCAAAGTGTTTAGCCTCAATGAATTCCTGCAAG GGCTCATTTTGTTCCAGAAAGGTGAAGCTCCAAACCCTCCACCCTTTGAGGTTTACTTCTGTTTTGGAGAAGACTGGCCAGACAAGAAACCAAAAGAGAAGAAACTCATTATAGTCCAG GTGGTTCCTGTGGTGGCTCGGATCCTGACAGAGATGTTCTCAGGAGAACTGAACTGGTCCACTGACAGTATCCGGCTGCAGATCTCAAACCCTGATGTGAAGGACCAGACAGTGGAACAGTTTAAAGAACTGCAAAGGCTCCTGCAGAACCAACTGGGTGCCCAGGGGCCCTGGGCCCCCACTGTTCCCCCTGGGTCTCTGGATGCTTCCATGAGCAACGCATCGAGTGGATTCTCCTGCAGCTGA